One Microcoleus sp. AS-A8 DNA window includes the following coding sequences:
- a CDS encoding cupin domain-containing protein: protein MATISSNKRFSFDWQQPSYLAFKRFEHLETLIYPLSLKEFFGKYWKKKAVQIPGITSKKFEKLLSWEQLQNLLLECPDDHIRCFDNSAPIVGQKAELLEQWHQGQTLHIERIEKLVPALEQVCRQIAGELKASTKMYAFCSHPNHPGAHLHYDRFDVVVLQLQGHKKWQVQLTQTNKPYLECMLSPGDLLYIPRGHWHFAVASQEQSLHLTLGISFKNFNDGPLEPSILSTIRPKIKNKLAKLNFSALGLR from the coding sequence ATGGCAACCATTTCCTCAAACAAACGGTTCAGCTTTGATTGGCAGCAACCCTCTTATCTTGCGTTCAAACGCTTTGAACATCTAGAAACACTAATATACCCGCTTTCTTTAAAAGAATTTTTTGGAAAATACTGGAAAAAAAAAGCCGTTCAGATTCCTGGTATTACGTCCAAAAAGTTTGAGAAACTCTTGAGTTGGGAGCAGCTACAAAATTTATTATTGGAATGCCCAGACGATCACATCAGGTGTTTTGATAACAGCGCCCCTATTGTAGGGCAAAAGGCAGAACTATTAGAGCAATGGCATCAAGGCCAAACCCTTCATATTGAAAGAATTGAAAAATTAGTGCCAGCGTTAGAACAGGTTTGCAGGCAAATTGCCGGAGAACTAAAAGCCTCTACGAAGATGTATGCATTCTGTTCGCATCCCAATCATCCGGGCGCTCATTTACACTACGATCGCTTTGATGTTGTCGTGTTACAACTGCAAGGTCATAAAAAGTGGCAAGTCCAATTAACTCAGACTAATAAACCTTATTTAGAATGCATGTTAAGCCCAGGGGATTTATTATATATACCCAGAGGACATTGGCATTTTGCCGTGGCGTCACAAGAACAGTCCTTACACTTAACATTGGGCATTTCCTTTAAGAATTTCAATGATGGCCCCCTTGAACCATCCATTCTTTCCACAATCCGCCCAAAAATTAAAAATAAATTGGCTAAACTGAATTTTTCAGCCCTAGGTCTAAGATAG